One Prunus dulcis chromosome 8, ALMONDv2, whole genome shotgun sequence DNA window includes the following coding sequences:
- the LOC117636687 gene encoding brefeldin A-inhibited guanine nucleotide-exchange protein 1 isoform X2 yields MTVMWMPRTSLKDICRIVNGLLKTALGPPSGSTTTLSPVQDITFRHESVKCLVGIINSMGAWMDQQLSLGDSYLPKTNESDTSAEKMENQLTSNGEEGAAFDNELHPEGNPEVSDAATLEQRRAYKIELQKGISLFNRKPSKGIEFLISTKKIGSSAEDVASFLRNNTAGLNETMIGDYLGEREEFPLKVMHAYVDSFNFKGMDFGEAIRFFLRGFRLPGEAQKIDRIMEKFAERYCKCSPNSFTSADTAYVLAYSVIMLNTDAHNNMVKDKMTKADFIRNNRGIDDGKDLPEEYLGVLYDQIVKNEIKMSADTTVPQSKQENSFNKLLGLDGILNLVTGKQTEEKALGANGLLIKHIQEQFKAKSGKSESVYHAVTDVAILRFMVEVCWGPMLAAFSVTLDQSDDRLATSQCLQGFRHAIHVTSLMGMQTQRDAFVTSVAKFTYLHNAADMKQKNVDAVKAIISIAIEDGNHLQEAWEHILTCLSRIEHLQLLGEGAPTDASYLTGSNVETEEKTSKPIGFSSLKKKGTLQNPAVMAVVRGGSYDSTSVGVNTSGLVTPEQINNFISNLNLLDQIGNFELNHVFAHSQRLNSEAIVAFVKALCKVSMSELQSQTDPRVFSLTKLVEIAHYNMNRIRLVWSRIWNVLSDFFVSVGLSENLSVAIFVMDSLRQLAMKFLEREELANYNFQNEFLRPFVIVMQKSGSTEIKELIVRCISQMVLSRVNHVKSGWKSVFLVFTAAAADERKNIVLLAFETMEKIVREYFPYITETETLTFTDCVKCLLTFTNSRFNSDVSLNAIAFLRFCAVKLAEGGLVYNKRSEVNVSSIPNVNEDGSDVVTFNEKDEHASFWVPLLTGLSKLTSDPRSAIRKGSLEVLFNILKDHGHLFSHSFWTAIFNSVVYPIFRDTNMKNDLSSPVSVSPRPEGSTWDSETSAVAADCLIDLFVSFFDIVRAQLPGLVSILTGLIRSPVQGPASTGVASLVRLAGEVGNRLSEDEWRQIFLALKEAATSAVPGFMKVLKTMDDVNVPGLSRSYSDIDLASEEGFTNDDLEDDNLQTAAYLVSRMKSHIAMQLLIIQVAADLYKINHESLSAANIGILLEIFSLIASHAHQLNSETILQKKLQKVCSVLELTAPPLVHFENDSYKNYLSFLQNALMDNPSMSEEMNIEVQLVEVCEKILQIYLKCTEPRSFEHKPTDQPILHWFLPLGTAKKEELATRTYLAVSALQVLSGLERVSFRRHACRLFPLLVDLVGSEHTSGEVQLVLSNIFQSCIGPIVME; encoded by the exons ATGTGGATGCCCCGAACATCTTTGAAAG ATATTTGCAGGATTGTCAATGGTCTTCTGAAAACAGCTCTAGGACCACCCTCTGGTTCAACAACAACACTGTCTCCAGTGCAGGATATCACTTTCCGGCATGAATCAGTAAAGTGCTTGGTTGGCATCATTAATTCAATGGGAGCTTGGATGGACCAACAGCTGAGTCTGGGAGACTCCTATCTACCAAAAACCAATGAGAGCGACACTTCAGCTGAGAAAATGGAGAATCAATTGACCTCAAATGGTGAAGAAGGAGCTGCTTTTGATAATGAATTACACCCAGAAGGAAATCCTGAAGTGTCAGATGCTGCAACTCTCGAGCAGCGTCGAGCTTATAAAATTGAACTTCAG AAAGGTATCTCGCTGTTTAATAGAAAGCCTTCCAAGGGCATTGAATTTCTTATAAGCACCAAAAAGATTGGTAGTTCTGCAGAAGATGTGGCATCTTTCCTGAGGAACAACACTGCTGGCCTAAATGAAACCATGATTGGTGACTATTTGGGTGAAAGGGAGGAATTTCCTCTAAAAGTTATGCATGCTTATGTAGATTCCTTTAATTTCAAAGGGATGGATTTTGGCGAAGCAATAAGGTTTTTCCTGCGGGGCTTCAGGTTACCTGGAGAAGCACAGAAAATTGACCGCATCATGGAGAAGTTTGCTGAGCGCTATTGTAAATGCAGTCCAAATTCATTTACTAGTGCAGATACTGCATATGTCCTTGCATACTCTGTGATAATGCTCAATACAGACGCCCATAATAACATGGTGAAAGATAAG ATGACCAAGGCTGACTTCATACGGAACAACCGAGGAATAGATGATGGAAAGGATCTACCTGAGGAGTATCTTGGTGTCCTATATGATCAAATtgttaaaaatgaaattaagatGAGCGCTGACACTACTGTACCACAGAGCAAGCAGGAAAACAGCTTTAACAAATTATTGGGCTTGGATGGTATCCTGAATTTAGTAACTGGAAAGCagactgaagaaaaagctttGGGTGCAAATGGGCTTCTTATAAAGCACATTCAAGAGCAATTTAAAGCAAAGTCTGGAAAATCAGA GTCTGTCTATCATGCTGTGACAGATGTGGCAATATTGAGGTTTATGGTGGAAGTCTGCTGGGGTCCTATGCTGGCAGCATTTAGTGTGACTCTCGACCAAAGTGATGATAGGCTTGCTACTTCTCAATGCTTACAAGGTTTTCGGCATGCCATTCATGTTACTTCTTTGATGGGAATGCAGACCCAGAGAGATGCATTTGTCACTTCAGTGGCAAAGTTTACTTATCTGCATAATGCTGCAGATATGAAGCAAAAAAATGTCGATGCTGTGAAG GCAATAATATCAATCGCCATTGAAGATGGTAATCATCTTCAGGAAGCATGGGAACACATACTAACTTGCCTTTCCCGAATTGAGCATCTGCAACTGTTGGGAGAAGGTGCACCAACTGATGCGTCCTATTTGACTGGATCAAATGTTGAAACTGAGGAGAAAACATCAAAGCCTATTGGATTTTCTTCtctgaagaaaaaaggaaCTCTCCAGAATCCAGCTGTAATGGCTGTTGTTCGTGGGGGTTCATATGACAGTACTAGTGTAGGAGTCAATACTTCTGGACTGGTAACTCCAGAACAGATAAATAACTTTATTTCAAACTTGAATTTGCTGGATCAGATTGGGAATTTTGAGTTGAATCATGTATTTGCTCATAGCCAAAGATTGAACAGTGAAGCGATAGTGGCTTTTGTGAAGGCTTTATGCAAAGTTTCCATGTCAGAGTTGCAATCTCAAACGGACCCTCGTGTATTCAGCCTCACAAAATTAGTTGAAATAGC gCATTACAATATGAACCGCATCAGATTAGTGTGGTCTCGCATATGGAATGTTCTCTCAGATTTCTTTGTATCAGTTGGCTTGTCCGAGAATCTCTCAGTTGCGATATTTGTGATGGATTCATTGCGTCAGCTTGCTATGAAATTCTTAGAGCGTGAAGAACTGGCAAATTACAACTTCCAGAATGAATTTTTgagaccatttgtgattgttaTGCAAAAAAGTGGTTCTACAGAAATTAAGGAATTAATAGTTCGGTGCATttcacaaatggtcctcagCCGTGTCAATCATGTGAAATCGGGGTGGAAAAGTGTTTTTCTG GTCTTCACGGCTGCTGCAGCTGATGAGCGGAAAAATATTGTCTTGTTGGCCTTTGAGACCATGGAAAAAATCGTCAGAGAATATTTCCCTTATATAACGGAGACAGAGACATTGACTTTTACTGATTGTGTTAAATGCCTCTTAACCTTCACCAATAGCAGATTCAATAGTGATGTTAGCCTCAATGCCATTGCATTTCTCCGGTTCTGTGCTGTCAAACTTGCAGAAGGAGGCCTTGTTTACAATAAGAGGAGTGAGGTCAATGTGTCGTCCATTCCAAATGTAAATGAGGATGGTTCAGATGTAGTGACTTTCAACGAGAAAGATGAGCATGCATCCTTTTGGGTTCCATTGCTAACAG GTTTGTCAAAGCTGACGTCAGATCCTAGATCAGCTATCCGGAAGGGTTCTTTGGAAGTTCTTTTTAACATTTTAAAGGATCATGGTCATCTTTTCTCACACTCATTTTGGACTGCGATTTTCAATTCCGTTGTTTACCCCATATTTAGagatacaaatatgaaaaatgacCTTTCTTCGCCAGTTTCAGTATCTCCACGTCCTGAGGGAAGTACATGGGATTCTGAAACTTCTGCAGTTGCAGCAGACTGTCTCATAGATCTATTTGTCAGCTTTTTTGACATAGTGAGGGCTCAACTACCAGGTCTGGTGTCCATTCTGACAGGGCTCATCAGAAGTCCTGTTCAGGGTCCTGCTAGCACGGGGGTTGCTTCATTAGTGCGTTTGGCTGGTGAAGTGGGAAACAGACTTTCGGAAGACGAATGGAGACAGATTTTTCTGGCTCTGAAAGAAGCAGCCACATCTGCAGTGCCTGGATTTATGAAGGTGTTGAAAACCATGGATGACGTCAATGTTCCCGGTCTTTCTCGATCTTATAGTGATATAGATTTGGCGTCTGAGGAGGGGTTTACAAATGATGATCTTGAGGATGATAACCTGCAAACAGCAGCATATTTGGTTTCCAGAATGAAGAGTCATATTGCTATGCAGCTACTTATCATACAG GTTGCTGCTGATTTATACAAAATAAACCACGAATCCTTGTCAGCCGCCAACATTGGAATCCTCCTTGAAATATTTTCCCTTATTGCATCCCATGCTCACCAACTGAACTCGGAGACAATTCTGCAGAAGAAGCTGCAAAAAGTGTGTTCTGTCCTGGAACTCACTGCCCCACCTTTGGTTCATTTCGAGAATGACTCTTATAAGAATTATTTGAGCTTCCTCCAAAATGCACTCATGGATAATCCGTCTATGTCCGAGGAGATGAACATAGAAGTTCAACTTGTGGAAGTGtgtgaaaaaatattgcaGATATACCTAAAGTGTACGGAGCCTCGATCTTTCGAGCACAAGCCAACTGATCAGCCGATTCTGCACTGGTTTCTTCCTTTGGGTACCGCAAAGAAGGAAGAATTGGCGACCCGAACCTACTTAGCTGTGTCGGCGTTGCAGGTACTGTCTGGTTTGGAAAGGGTTTCATTTAGAAGGCACGCATGCCGGTTATTTCCTTTGTTGGTAGATCTTGTGGGGAGTGAGCACACATCAGGTGAAGTTCAGCTTGTTTTAAGCAACATATTCCAATCATGTATAGGCCCAATAGTAATGGAATGA
- the LOC117636586 gene encoding 3-hydroxy-3-methylglutaryl-coenzyme A reductase 1-like, producing the protein MDVARRSTMETAAGKGRRPGPMKVKVLDENDVVVVGAKASDALPLPLYLTNAVFFTLFFSVVYFLLTRWREKIRTSTPLHVVNLSEIVAILAFVASFIYLLGFFGIDFVQSLILRPSNDVWASDDDLEEHERMILKDDARKMPCGAGLDCSIPQIAPIASPKAVAQKVFDKEVVISTPTDFSTQPLSEEDEDVIKAVVSGTIPSYSLESKLGDCKRAAAIRREALQRITGKSMGGLPLEGFDYESILGQCCEMPVGYIQIPVGIAGPLMLDGREFSVPMATTEGCLVASTNRGCKAINLSGGASSVLLRDGMTRAPCVRFNSAKRAAELKFFLEDPNNYDTLATVFNRSSRFGRLQTIKCAIAGKNLYMRFTCSTGDAMGMNMVSKGVQNVLDFLQNDFADMDVIGISGNYCSDKKPAAVNWIEGRGKSVVCEAVIKGDVVRKVLKTNVEALCELNMLKNLTGSAMAGALGGFNAHASNIVSAIYIATGQDPAQNVESSHCITMMEPINDGKDLHVSVTMPSIEVGTVGGGTQLASQSACLNLLGVKGANREAPGANARLLATVVAGSVLAGELSLMSAISAGQLVRSHMKYNRSSKDVSAVASA; encoded by the exons ATGGACGTCGCAAGGCGATCGACAATGGAGACCGCCGCCGGAAAGGGGAGAAGGCCCGGGCCCATGAAGGTGAAAGTGTTGGACGAAAACGACGTCGTGGTGGTCGGCGCTAAGGCCTCCGACGCCTTGCCTCTCCCTCTGTACCTCACGAACGCCGTCTTCTTCACCCTCTTCTTCTCCGTCGTCTACTTCCTCTTGACTCGCTGGCGCGAGAAGATCAGGACCTCCACGCCTCTTCACGTCGTGAACCTCTCCGAGATCGTCGCCATACTCGCGTTCGTCGCCTCCTTCATCTACTTGCTCGGCTTCTTCGGCATCGATTTCGTGCAGTCGCTCATTCTCAGGCCCAGCAACGACGTGTGGGCCTCCGACGACGACCTAGAAGAGCACGAGCGCATGATTTTGAAAGACGACGCTCGCAAGATGCCGTGTGGGGCTGGCCTCGACTGCTCAATTCCCCAAATTGCCCCTATTGCTTCCCCAAAAGCTGTTGCACAGAAGGTGTTTGATAAGGAGGTAGTGATCTCCACTCCCACCGATTTCTCGACCCAGCCATTATCCGAAGAAGATGAGGATGTCATCAAGGCCGTGGTCTCGGGAACCATTCCTTCTTACTCTCTGGAGTCAAAGCTCGGAGATTGCAAGAGAGCAGCTGCTATTAGGCGCGAGGCGTTGCAGAGGATTACAGGGAAGTCTATGGGTGGTTTGCCATTGGAGGGGTTCGATTATGAGTCGATTTTGGGTCAGTGCTGTGAGATGCCAGTTGGGTATATTCAGATTCCTGTGGGGATTGCTGGGCCTCTTATGCTTGATGGTAGAGAGTTCTCAGTGCCCATGGCTACCACTGAAGGTTGCTTGGTGGCTAGTACCAACCGTGGTTGCAAAGCTATCAACTTGTCTGGTGGAGCTAGCAGTGTGTTGTTGAGAGATGGGATGACCAGAGCACCTTGTGTGAGGTTCAACTCTGCTAAGAGAGCTGCTGAGTTGAAGTTCTTCTTGGAAGACCCCAACAACTACGATACTTTGGCTACGGTTTTCAACAG GTCAAGCAGATTTGGCAGACTTCAGACAATTAAGTGTGCTATTGCTGGGAAGAACCTTTACATGAGATTCACCTGCAGCACAGGTGATGCTATGGGGATGAACATGGTCTCTAAAGGTGTACAAAACGTTTTGGATTTTCTCCAGAATGACTTCGCTGACATGGATGTGATTGGAATTTCTGGTAACTACTGTTCGGACAAGAAGCCTGCTGCTGTGAACTGGATCGAAGGCCGTGGCAAGTCAGTGGTCTGTGAAGCTGTGATCAAGGGTGATGTGGTGAGGAAGGTGTTGAAAACCAATGTGGAGGCCCTGTGTGAGCTTAACATGCTCAAGAACCTTACTGGGTCTGCAATGGCTGGTGCTCTCGGTGGCTTCAATGCACATGCCAGCAACATTGTTTCTGCAATCTACATCGCCACTGGGCAAGATCCAGCTCAGAATGTGGAGAGTTCTCACTGTATTACCATGATGGAACCCATCAATGATGGAAAGGACCTTCACGTGTCTGTGACCATGCCTTCTATTGAG GTTGGTACTGTTGGAGGTGGGACCCAGCTTGCATCTCAGTCAGCTTGTTTGAACCTGCTTGGGGTGAAGGGTGCCAACAGAGAGGCACCAGGAGCAAATGCAAGATTGTTGGCTACTGTTGTAGCTGGTTCTGTCCTGGCTGGAGAGCTCTCTCTCATGTCTGCTATTTCAGCTGGACAGCTTGTTAGGAGCCACATGAAGTACAATAGATCAAGCAAAGATGTCTCAGCTGTTGCCTCCGCTTAA
- the LOC117637556 gene encoding AT-hook motif nuclear-localized protein 25-like gives MSGLDPDPDPDAPTNASPGAPPSARKPRGRPPGSKNKPKPPLIITQDPPNGLTSHVLEVSSGSDIVDSLVTYASRRGRGVCVLSGSGAVTNVTLRQPATTVLLSPSDNGTVVTLQGRFEILSITGTCLPPPAPPGAGGLSIYLTGGQGQVAGGIVVGPLRASGPVVLMVVSFAHAVYDRLPLEEEEEKEPSAPRIQAAAAASQSSGVTGGGGSGGDSYNLGVTSISMGSSGFPGDVYGWSSGSSLPK, from the coding sequence ATGTCAGGATTGGACCCTGATCCTGATCCTGATGCACCAACCAATGCAAGTCCAGGTGCGCCACCCTCGGCGCGGAAGCCTCGGGGCCGCCCTCCCGGCTCAAAGAACAAGCCCAAGCCACCACTCATAATCACTCAAGACCCCCCAAATGGGCTCACGTCTCATGTTCTAGAAGTTTCTTCCGGTTCAGACATCGTTGACTCGTTGGTGACCTACGCCAGCCGACGCGGCCGAGGCGTTTGTGTGCTGAGTGGCAGTGGTGCGGTGACAAATGTCACCTTGCGCCAGCCAGCCACGACAGTATTATTATCACCGTCAGATAATGGTACTGTCGTGACATTACAGGGCCGGTTTGAGATTCTTTCTATAACCGGCACGTGCCTGCCTCCACCAGCCCCACCTGGAGCCGGTGGCCTGTCAATATATCTGACAGGCGGCCAAGGACAGGTTGCTGGAGGGATTGTTGTGGGGCCTTTGAGGGCTTCAGGCCCAGTGGTGTTGATGGTTGTTTCATTTGCTCATGCAGTGTATGATAGGTTGCCGctggaggaagaggaggagaaagagCCTTCAGCGCCGCGAATACAGGCGGCAGCAGCAGCTTCACAGTCTTCGGGAGTGACTGGTGGCGGCGGCAGTGGCGGTGATAGTTATAATTTGGGTGTGACCAGTATTAGCATGGGGAGTAGTGGTTTTCCTGGTGATGTATATGGGTGGAGTAGTGGGAGTAGTCTGCCCAAGTAA